One genomic region from Gossypium hirsutum isolate 1008001.06 chromosome D13, Gossypium_hirsutum_v2.1, whole genome shotgun sequence encodes:
- the LOC107920420 gene encoding serine/arginine-rich splicing factor RS2Z32 isoform X2, with protein MPRYDDRRGGTRLYVGHLSSRTRSRDLEDMFSRYGRVRDVDMKRDYAFVEFSDPRDADDARYALNGRDMDGSRMIVEFAKGVPRGSGGSRDYPGRGPTPGSGRCFNCGIDGHWARDCKAGDWKNKCYRCGERGHIERNCQNSPKKLRPRSYSRSPSPYRGRSRSRSYSRGRSDRFGFSFHWQLLLKCRLRWTFCFSVDLDRSRSPVKRDRSYEREDRISRSPKRHKGSPSPSQGRKHSPAPDERRPQEGGGPSPKDCRHANGSDYSASPRGRSRSPDADAGAEDGAYRSSRKENGHSRSLSPPPRDDRSPVYDDDDDDNHASTRRSESN; from the exons ATGCCTAGGTATGATGACCGACGCGGTGGCACTCGTTTGTATGTTGGTCATTTGTCTTCAAGGACAAGATCACGTGATCTAGAGGACATGTTTAGCAGATATGGGAG AGTACGTGATGTGGATATGAAGCGTGACTATGCATTTGTT GAATTCAGTGATCCTAGAGATGCCGATGATGCAAGATATGCATTGAATGGTCGAGACATGGATGGAAGCCGGATGATTGTTGAATTTGCCAAAGGA GTGCCCCGTGGTTCAGGTGGATCTCGAGATTACCCTGGAAGAGGCCCCACTCCTGGGTCAGGACGCTGCTTCAACTGTGGAATTGATGGTCATTGGGCTCGTGATTGCAAAGCCGGGGATTGGAAGAATAAGTGTTACCGCTGTGGAGAACGAGGCCATATAGAAAGAAATTGTCAAAACAGTCCAAAGAAACTAAG ACCACGCAGTTACTCTCGCTCACCTAGCCCCTACCGTGGTAGAAGCAGAAGCCGCAGTTACAGCAGGGGACGCAGCGACAGGTTTGGATTTAGCTTTCATTGGCAACTGCTTCTGAAATGCAGATTACGTTGGACTTTTTGTTTTAGTGTTGACCTGGA TAGATCAAGATCACCTGTGAAGAGAGACCGAAGTTACGAGCGCGAGGATAGAATATCAAGGAGCCCTAAGCGCCACAAGGGTTCTCCATCACCATCTCAAGGGAGGAAGCATAGTCCAGCACCCGATGAAAGAAGGCCCCAAGAGGGGGGCGGTCCTTCCCCAAAGGACTGCAGGCATGCGAATGGTTCGGATTATAGTGCAAGTCCTAGGGGAAGGAGCAGAAGCCCCGATGCTGATGCTGGGGCTGAGGATGGGGCTTATAGGAGCTCTAGGAAGGAAAATGGCCACAGCCGCAGCCTTAGTCCACCCCCTAGGGATGACAGGAGCCCTGTttacgatgatgatgatgatgataatcaTGCGTCTACCAGACGCAGTGAATCAAATTAA
- the LOC107920420 gene encoding serine/arginine-rich splicing factor RS2Z32 isoform X4, with protein MPRYDDRRGGTRLYVGHLSSRTRSRDLEDMFSRYGRVRDVDMKRDYAFVEFSDPRDADDARYALNGRDMDGSRMIVEFAKGVPRGSGGSRDYPGRGPTPGSGRCFNCGIDGHWARDCKAGDWKNKCYRCGERGHIERNCQNSPKKLSRRPRSYSRSPSPYRGRSRSRSYSRGRSDRSRSPVKRDRSYEREDRISRSPKRHKGSPSPSQGRKHSPAPDERRPQEGGGPSPKDCRHANGSDYSASPRGRSRSPDADAGAEDGAYRSSRKENGHSRSLSPPPRDDRSPVYDDDDDDNHASTRRSESN; from the exons ATGCCTAGGTATGATGACCGACGCGGTGGCACTCGTTTGTATGTTGGTCATTTGTCTTCAAGGACAAGATCACGTGATCTAGAGGACATGTTTAGCAGATATGGGAG AGTACGTGATGTGGATATGAAGCGTGACTATGCATTTGTT GAATTCAGTGATCCTAGAGATGCCGATGATGCAAGATATGCATTGAATGGTCGAGACATGGATGGAAGCCGGATGATTGTTGAATTTGCCAAAGGA GTGCCCCGTGGTTCAGGTGGATCTCGAGATTACCCTGGAAGAGGCCCCACTCCTGGGTCAGGACGCTGCTTCAACTGTGGAATTGATGGTCATTGGGCTCGTGATTGCAAAGCCGGGGATTGGAAGAATAAGTGTTACCGCTGTGGAGAACGAGGCCATATAGAAAGAAATTGTCAAAACAGTCCAAAGAAACTAAG CCGCAGACCACGCAGTTACTCTCGCTCACCTAGCCCCTACCGTGGTAGAAGCAGAAGCCGCAGTTACAGCAGGGGACGCAGCGACAG ATCAAGATCACCTGTGAAGAGAGACCGAAGTTACGAGCGCGAGGATAGAATATCAAGGAGCCCTAAGCGCCACAAGGGTTCTCCATCACCATCTCAAGGGAGGAAGCATAGTCCAGCACCCGATGAAAGAAGGCCCCAAGAGGGGGGCGGTCCTTCCCCAAAGGACTGCAGGCATGCGAATGGTTCGGATTATAGTGCAAGTCCTAGGGGAAGGAGCAGAAGCCCCGATGCTGATGCTGGGGCTGAGGATGGGGCTTATAGGAGCTCTAGGAAGGAAAATGGCCACAGCCGCAGCCTTAGTCCACCCCCTAGGGATGACAGGAGCCCTGTttacgatgatgatgatgatgataatcaTGCGTCTACCAGACGCAGTGAATCAAATTAA
- the LOC107920420 gene encoding serine/arginine-rich splicing factor RS2Z32 isoform X3, translating to MPRYDDRRGGTRLYVGHLSSRTRSRDLEDMFSRYGRVRDVDMKRDYAFVEFSDPRDADDARYALNGRDMDGSRMIVEFAKGVPRGSGGSRDYPGRGPTPGSGRCFNCGIDGHWARDCKAGDWKNKCYRCGERGHIERNCQNSPKKLSRRPRSYSRSPSPYRGRSRSRSYSRGRSDSRSRSPVKRDRSYEREDRISRSPKRHKGSPSPSQGRKHSPAPDERRPQEGGGPSPKDCRHANGSDYSASPRGRSRSPDADAGAEDGAYRSSRKENGHSRSLSPPPRDDRSPVYDDDDDDNHASTRRSESN from the exons ATGCCTAGGTATGATGACCGACGCGGTGGCACTCGTTTGTATGTTGGTCATTTGTCTTCAAGGACAAGATCACGTGATCTAGAGGACATGTTTAGCAGATATGGGAG AGTACGTGATGTGGATATGAAGCGTGACTATGCATTTGTT GAATTCAGTGATCCTAGAGATGCCGATGATGCAAGATATGCATTGAATGGTCGAGACATGGATGGAAGCCGGATGATTGTTGAATTTGCCAAAGGA GTGCCCCGTGGTTCAGGTGGATCTCGAGATTACCCTGGAAGAGGCCCCACTCCTGGGTCAGGACGCTGCTTCAACTGTGGAATTGATGGTCATTGGGCTCGTGATTGCAAAGCCGGGGATTGGAAGAATAAGTGTTACCGCTGTGGAGAACGAGGCCATATAGAAAGAAATTGTCAAAACAGTCCAAAGAAACTAAG CCGCAGACCACGCAGTTACTCTCGCTCACCTAGCCCCTACCGTGGTAGAAGCAGAAGCCGCAGTTACAGCAGGGGACGCAGCGACAG TAGATCAAGATCACCTGTGAAGAGAGACCGAAGTTACGAGCGCGAGGATAGAATATCAAGGAGCCCTAAGCGCCACAAGGGTTCTCCATCACCATCTCAAGGGAGGAAGCATAGTCCAGCACCCGATGAAAGAAGGCCCCAAGAGGGGGGCGGTCCTTCCCCAAAGGACTGCAGGCATGCGAATGGTTCGGATTATAGTGCAAGTCCTAGGGGAAGGAGCAGAAGCCCCGATGCTGATGCTGGGGCTGAGGATGGGGCTTATAGGAGCTCTAGGAAGGAAAATGGCCACAGCCGCAGCCTTAGTCCACCCCCTAGGGATGACAGGAGCCCTGTttacgatgatgatgatgatgataatcaTGCGTCTACCAGACGCAGTGAATCAAATTAA
- the LOC107920420 gene encoding serine/arginine-rich splicing factor RS2Z32 isoform X1, translating to MPRYDDRRGGTRLYVGHLSSRTRSRDLEDMFSRYGRVRDVDMKRDYAFVEFSDPRDADDARYALNGRDMDGSRMIVEFAKGVPRGSGGSRDYPGRGPTPGSGRCFNCGIDGHWARDCKAGDWKNKCYRCGERGHIERNCQNSPKKLSRRPRSYSRSPSPYRGRSRSRSYSRGRSDRFGFSFHWQLLLKCRLRWTFCFSVDLDRSRSPVKRDRSYEREDRISRSPKRHKGSPSPSQGRKHSPAPDERRPQEGGGPSPKDCRHANGSDYSASPRGRSRSPDADAGAEDGAYRSSRKENGHSRSLSPPPRDDRSPVYDDDDDDNHASTRRSESN from the exons ATGCCTAGGTATGATGACCGACGCGGTGGCACTCGTTTGTATGTTGGTCATTTGTCTTCAAGGACAAGATCACGTGATCTAGAGGACATGTTTAGCAGATATGGGAG AGTACGTGATGTGGATATGAAGCGTGACTATGCATTTGTT GAATTCAGTGATCCTAGAGATGCCGATGATGCAAGATATGCATTGAATGGTCGAGACATGGATGGAAGCCGGATGATTGTTGAATTTGCCAAAGGA GTGCCCCGTGGTTCAGGTGGATCTCGAGATTACCCTGGAAGAGGCCCCACTCCTGGGTCAGGACGCTGCTTCAACTGTGGAATTGATGGTCATTGGGCTCGTGATTGCAAAGCCGGGGATTGGAAGAATAAGTGTTACCGCTGTGGAGAACGAGGCCATATAGAAAGAAATTGTCAAAACAGTCCAAAGAAACTAAG CCGCAGACCACGCAGTTACTCTCGCTCACCTAGCCCCTACCGTGGTAGAAGCAGAAGCCGCAGTTACAGCAGGGGACGCAGCGACAGGTTTGGATTTAGCTTTCATTGGCAACTGCTTCTGAAATGCAGATTACGTTGGACTTTTTGTTTTAGTGTTGACCTGGA TAGATCAAGATCACCTGTGAAGAGAGACCGAAGTTACGAGCGCGAGGATAGAATATCAAGGAGCCCTAAGCGCCACAAGGGTTCTCCATCACCATCTCAAGGGAGGAAGCATAGTCCAGCACCCGATGAAAGAAGGCCCCAAGAGGGGGGCGGTCCTTCCCCAAAGGACTGCAGGCATGCGAATGGTTCGGATTATAGTGCAAGTCCTAGGGGAAGGAGCAGAAGCCCCGATGCTGATGCTGGGGCTGAGGATGGGGCTTATAGGAGCTCTAGGAAGGAAAATGGCCACAGCCGCAGCCTTAGTCCACCCCCTAGGGATGACAGGAGCCCTGTttacgatgatgatgatgatgataatcaTGCGTCTACCAGACGCAGTGAATCAAATTAA
- the LOC107920420 gene encoding serine/arginine-rich splicing factor RS2Z32 isoform X6 — MPRYDDRRGGTRLYVGHLSSRTRSRDLEDMFSRYGRVRDVDMKRDYAFVEFSDPRDADDARYALNGRDMDGSRMIVEFAKGVPRGSGGSRDYPGRGPTPGSGRCFNCGIDGHWARDCKAGDWKNKCYRCGERGHIERNCQNSPKKLRPRSYSRSPSPYRGRSRSRSYSRGRSDRSRSPVKRDRSYEREDRISRSPKRHKGSPSPSQGRKHSPAPDERRPQEGGGPSPKDCRHANGSDYSASPRGRSRSPDADAGAEDGAYRSSRKENGHSRSLSPPPRDDRSPVYDDDDDDNHASTRRSESN, encoded by the exons ATGCCTAGGTATGATGACCGACGCGGTGGCACTCGTTTGTATGTTGGTCATTTGTCTTCAAGGACAAGATCACGTGATCTAGAGGACATGTTTAGCAGATATGGGAG AGTACGTGATGTGGATATGAAGCGTGACTATGCATTTGTT GAATTCAGTGATCCTAGAGATGCCGATGATGCAAGATATGCATTGAATGGTCGAGACATGGATGGAAGCCGGATGATTGTTGAATTTGCCAAAGGA GTGCCCCGTGGTTCAGGTGGATCTCGAGATTACCCTGGAAGAGGCCCCACTCCTGGGTCAGGACGCTGCTTCAACTGTGGAATTGATGGTCATTGGGCTCGTGATTGCAAAGCCGGGGATTGGAAGAATAAGTGTTACCGCTGTGGAGAACGAGGCCATATAGAAAGAAATTGTCAAAACAGTCCAAAGAAACTAAG ACCACGCAGTTACTCTCGCTCACCTAGCCCCTACCGTGGTAGAAGCAGAAGCCGCAGTTACAGCAGGGGACGCAGCGACAG ATCAAGATCACCTGTGAAGAGAGACCGAAGTTACGAGCGCGAGGATAGAATATCAAGGAGCCCTAAGCGCCACAAGGGTTCTCCATCACCATCTCAAGGGAGGAAGCATAGTCCAGCACCCGATGAAAGAAGGCCCCAAGAGGGGGGCGGTCCTTCCCCAAAGGACTGCAGGCATGCGAATGGTTCGGATTATAGTGCAAGTCCTAGGGGAAGGAGCAGAAGCCCCGATGCTGATGCTGGGGCTGAGGATGGGGCTTATAGGAGCTCTAGGAAGGAAAATGGCCACAGCCGCAGCCTTAGTCCACCCCCTAGGGATGACAGGAGCCCTGTttacgatgatgatgatgatgataatcaTGCGTCTACCAGACGCAGTGAATCAAATTAA
- the LOC107920420 gene encoding serine/arginine-rich splicing factor RS2Z32 isoform X5, whose translation MPRYDDRRGGTRLYVGHLSSRTRSRDLEDMFSRYGRVRDVDMKRDYAFVEFSDPRDADDARYALNGRDMDGSRMIVEFAKGVPRGSGGSRDYPGRGPTPGSGRCFNCGIDGHWARDCKAGDWKNKCYRCGERGHIERNCQNSPKKLRPRSYSRSPSPYRGRSRSRSYSRGRSDSRSRSPVKRDRSYEREDRISRSPKRHKGSPSPSQGRKHSPAPDERRPQEGGGPSPKDCRHANGSDYSASPRGRSRSPDADAGAEDGAYRSSRKENGHSRSLSPPPRDDRSPVYDDDDDDNHASTRRSESN comes from the exons ATGCCTAGGTATGATGACCGACGCGGTGGCACTCGTTTGTATGTTGGTCATTTGTCTTCAAGGACAAGATCACGTGATCTAGAGGACATGTTTAGCAGATATGGGAG AGTACGTGATGTGGATATGAAGCGTGACTATGCATTTGTT GAATTCAGTGATCCTAGAGATGCCGATGATGCAAGATATGCATTGAATGGTCGAGACATGGATGGAAGCCGGATGATTGTTGAATTTGCCAAAGGA GTGCCCCGTGGTTCAGGTGGATCTCGAGATTACCCTGGAAGAGGCCCCACTCCTGGGTCAGGACGCTGCTTCAACTGTGGAATTGATGGTCATTGGGCTCGTGATTGCAAAGCCGGGGATTGGAAGAATAAGTGTTACCGCTGTGGAGAACGAGGCCATATAGAAAGAAATTGTCAAAACAGTCCAAAGAAACTAAG ACCACGCAGTTACTCTCGCTCACCTAGCCCCTACCGTGGTAGAAGCAGAAGCCGCAGTTACAGCAGGGGACGCAGCGACAG TAGATCAAGATCACCTGTGAAGAGAGACCGAAGTTACGAGCGCGAGGATAGAATATCAAGGAGCCCTAAGCGCCACAAGGGTTCTCCATCACCATCTCAAGGGAGGAAGCATAGTCCAGCACCCGATGAAAGAAGGCCCCAAGAGGGGGGCGGTCCTTCCCCAAAGGACTGCAGGCATGCGAATGGTTCGGATTATAGTGCAAGTCCTAGGGGAAGGAGCAGAAGCCCCGATGCTGATGCTGGGGCTGAGGATGGGGCTTATAGGAGCTCTAGGAAGGAAAATGGCCACAGCCGCAGCCTTAGTCCACCCCCTAGGGATGACAGGAGCCCTGTttacgatgatgatgatgatgataatcaTGCGTCTACCAGACGCAGTGAATCAAATTAA
- the LOC107920527 gene encoding glutathione S-transferase L3 has product MAVCYISGIGFGPSPTFQYSPNRTIPFSSNQITTTLLPRTKALSCFHHATTSVQPTFSFHCKTKTHFPFRPPRPASNKPTTISSAMSSGYVQEDLPPALDSTSDPPPIFDGTTRLYISYTCPYAQRVWITRNCKGLQDKIKLVPIDLKNRPTWYKENVYPPNKVPALEHNNEVKGESLDLIKYIDSHFEGPSLFPDDPAKKQFADELLSYIDSFYKTVTSSFKGESTEAGIAFDNIETALTKFEDGPFFLGQFSLVDITYAPFIERFHPFLLDVKKYDITLGRTKLATWIEEMNKNEGYTQTRCDPKELVESYKKRFMAHL; this is encoded by the exons ATGGCAGTTTGCTATATTAGTGGTATAGGCTTTGGCCCTTCCCCTACCTTTCAGTATTCACCAAATCGTACAATACCCTTCTCCTCCAATCAAATAACAACAACACTACTACCCAGAACCAAAGCCTTATCTTGTTTCCACCATGCCACAACGTCTGTCCAACCAACTTTCTCTTTTCACTGCAAAACTAAAACCCACTTCCCATTTCGCCCTCCACGGCCTGCTTCAAACAAACCTACCACCATTTCTTCAGCAATGTCATCTGG ATATGTGCAAGAGGATCTTCCACCAGCTCTTGATTCTACTTCAGACCCACCTCCAATCTTTGATGGAACAACAAG GTTGTATATATCTTACACATGCCCCTACGCTCAGCGTGTTTGGATTACTCGAAACTGTAAG GGATTGCAGGACAAGATAAAACTAGTTCCAATCGATCTAAAGAACAGGCCTACTTGGTACAAGGAGAACGTCTACCCACCTAACAAG GTGCCAGCATTGGAACACAATAATGAAGTGAAAGGAGAGAGTCTAGACTTGATCAAGTATATAGACAGCCACTTCGAAGGGCCTTCACTTTTCCCTGAT GACCCTGCAAAGAAGCAGTTTGCAGATGAGTTATTATCCTACATTGACTCATTCTATAAAACAGTGACTTCTTCATTCAAAGGAGAGAGCACTGAAGCAG GCATTGCATTTGACAACATCGAAACAGCTCTTACCAAGTTTGAGGATGGACCTTTCTTCCTTGGGCAGTTTAGTCTG GTGGATATAACTTATGCACCGTTCATTGAAAGATTTCATCCTTTTTTGTTGGATGTGAAGAAGTATGATATTACTCTTGGCAGAACTAAATTGGCAACTTGGATTGAG GAGATGAACAAAAACGAGGGTTACACACAAACCAGGTGTGATCCAAAGGAACTTGTTGAGAGCTACAAGAAACGCTTCATG GCTCATCTTTGA
- the LOC107920528 gene encoding CDP-diacylglycerol--glycerol-3-phosphate 3-phosphatidyltransferase 1, chloroplastic, which produces MDSEPLLQQQLDHHPSLAYSNHSSSKILTLPTVLTLGRVAAVPLLIFTFSVDSWWGRTATTSIFMAAAITDWLDGYIARRMRLCSAFGALLDPVADKLMVAATLVLLCSRPLNIAEFGQVPWLLNVPSIAIIGREITMSAVREWAASQNGKLLAAVAVNKLGKWKTATQMAALTILLATRDSSLGETGILVASGVIFLYLSAGLSVMSLVVYMEKIRKVL; this is translated from the exons ATGGATTCGGAGCCATTGCTGCAACAGCAGCTGGACCACCACCCAAGTTTAGCTTATTCTAATCAttcttcttccaaaattttaacTTTGCCCACTGTTTTAACTCTCGGCCGCGTCGCCGCCGTGCCGTTGCTGATTTTCA cCTTTTCTGTCGATAGTTGGTGGGGAAGGACTGCTACTACTAGCATATTTATGGCGGCTGCTATAACCGATTGGCTTGATGGGTACATTGCTCGAAGA ATGAGGTTATGTTCTGCCTTTGGTGCTCTTTTGGATCCAGTCGCAGACAAG CTTATGGTTGCTGCTACATTGGTCTTATTATGTTCTAGACCTTTGAACATTGCTGAGTTTGGGCAAGTGCCATGGCTACTGAATGTACCATCAATAGCCATCATTGGAAGGGAG ATAACTATGTCCGCTGTTAGGGAATGGGCTGCTTCTCAAAATGGTAAGCTTTTAGCG GCTGTTGCCGTAAATAAGCTGGGGAAGTGGAAAACTGCCACGCAAATGGCTGCACTAACCATCCTTCTGGCTACACGAGATAGCAG TCTCGGAGAAACTGGGATCTTAGTTGCTTCGGGTGTTATTTTTCTTTATCTTTCAGCTGGTCTCTCAGTAATGTCATTGGTCGTGTATATGGAGAAGATACGGAAAGTATTATAG